A window of Blattabacterium cuenoti contains these coding sequences:
- a CDS encoding superoxide dismutase: MSFTLPKLNYAYDELEPYIDRKTMEIHHQKHHAIYTNNLNNAIRQTDMDNISIEKILRRSHIEDQKIKNNSGGYYNHNFFWKILIPNKQMTAPSEYLMNIINNRFQSFNFFKNEFSSIAINHFGSGWAWLCLNPTNNKLTIISTNNQDNPLMLGIKHDHAGYPILGLDLWEHAYYLQYQNRRIDYISSFWNIINWKQVEKNYTQSINMK, encoded by the coding sequence ATGTCATTTACCCTACCAAAATTAAATTATGCATATGATGAACTTGAACCATATATCGATAGAAAAACAATGGAAATTCATCATCAAAAACATCATGCTATATATACAAATAACTTAAATAATGCTATACGTCAAACAGATATGGATAATATTTCCATAGAAAAAATTTTAAGAAGATCACATATTGAGGATCAAAAAATTAAAAATAATAGTGGAGGATATTATAATCATAATTTTTTTTGGAAAATTTTAATTCCAAATAAACAAATGACCGCCCCTAGTGAATATTTAATGAATATTATTAATAACAGGTTTCAATCTTTTAATTTTTTCAAAAACGAATTTTCTTCCATTGCTATCAATCATTTTGGTTCTGGATGGGCTTGGTTATGTCTTAATCCAACAAATAATAAACTCACTATTATTTCTACAAATAATCAAGATAATCCATTAATGTTAGGAATAAAACATGATCATGCTGGATATCCAATCCTAGGATTAGATCTTTGGGAACATGCATATTATTTACAATATCAAAATAGACGTATTGATTATATTTCATCGTTTTGGAACATTATTAATTGGAAACAAGTAGAAAAAAATTATACACAATCTATTAATATGAAGTAA
- a CDS encoding phosphoglycerate kinase yields MINLNLIKTVNDFNFYNKIALIRVDFNIPINPKNFHILDDTRIKSSIPTIKKVLYDNGKVILLSHFGRPKGKYNKNYSIKFLIPYLYKKLKVTIKFSEYCIGPMVEQLVLNLKNKEVMLLENLRFYQEEEDNNKLFAFQLSKLGDIYVNDAFGSSHRFHASITTLPKLFVNRKCIGFLMEKEIKSLNKFLGTGKQPISVLLGGSKINSKIKIIKNLVHFADHILIGGGMAYPFIKILGGQIGDSLTEKYDKKIETELKSVLENNHKKIFFPKDVIIVNNNEHQTKIVSINSIPHGWKGLDIGPESINFFCTILKQSKTILWNGPFGVFEQHPFYIGTQSIAKFIVELTIKNNCFSLVGGGDSIAALKMIQLENKVSYISTGGGALLESLQNTTLPGIQAFFS; encoded by the coding sequence ATGATTAATTTAAACTTAATAAAAACTGTTAATGATTTCAATTTTTACAATAAAATTGCTTTAATTAGAGTAGATTTTAATATACCAATAAATCCTAAAAACTTTCATATATTAGATGATACAAGAATTAAATCTTCAATTCCTACAATAAAAAAAGTATTATATGATAATGGAAAAGTAATATTACTATCACATTTTGGTAGACCAAAAGGAAAATATAATAAAAATTATTCCATAAAATTTCTGATTCCTTATTTATATAAAAAATTAAAAGTTACTATCAAATTTTCAGAATATTGCATAGGACCTATGGTAGAACAATTAGTTTTAAATTTAAAAAATAAGGAAGTTATGCTATTAGAAAATCTAAGATTTTATCAAGAAGAAGAAGATAATAATAAACTTTTTGCATTTCAATTATCTAAACTTGGAGATATTTATGTTAATGATGCATTTGGATCATCTCATCGTTTCCATGCCTCTATAACAACATTACCAAAATTATTTGTAAATAGAAAATGTATTGGATTTTTAATGGAAAAAGAAATTAAATCTTTAAATAAATTTTTAGGAACTGGTAAACAACCTATTTCTGTTTTATTAGGTGGATCCAAAATTAATTCTAAAATTAAAATTATTAAAAATTTAGTTCATTTTGCAGATCATATTTTAATAGGAGGAGGAATGGCATATCCATTTATTAAAATTTTAGGTGGACAAATAGGAGATTCTTTGACAGAAAAATATGATAAAAAAATAGAAACAGAATTAAAATCTGTTTTAGAAAATAATCATAAAAAAATATTTTTTCCAAAGGATGTTATTATTGTTAATAATAATGAGCATCAAACAAAAATAGTTTCTATAAATTCTATTCCACATGGATGGAAAGGTTTAGATATAGGACCTGAATCTATCAATTTTTTTTGTACCATTTTAAAACAATCTAAAACAATTCTTTGGAATGGTCCATTTGGGGTATTTGAACAACATCCTTTTTATATAGGAACTCAATCAATAGCAAAATTTATAGTAGAATTAACTATAAAAAATAATTGTTTTTCTTTGGTCGGTGGTGGAGATTCTATTGCTGCATTAAAAATGATTCAACTTGAAAACAAAGTAAGTTATATATCCACCGGAGGTGGAGCACTTTTAGAAAGCCTTCAAAATACAACACTTCCTGGTATACAAGCTTTTTTTTCATAA
- the glmS gene encoding glutamine--fructose-6-phosphate transaminase (isomerizing), whose amino-acid sequence MCGIIGYLGYRDAYPIIINGLKKLEYRGYDSSGIAILYDGGYCLYKTKGRVCELEKKISYNINIKGKKGTTGIGHTRWATHGIPNDINAHPHVSNSNELILIHNGIIENYHAIKIILSNKGFTFKSKTDTEVLVNLIEYIKNENKLSLEEAVRISLNEIIGAYSIAIVEKSHPERIVIAKLGSPLALGINDKEFFIASDPIPFLNYTRNVLDLKDGEMAILKRNNELDLRQITNNHKLSPSIRELHINLKKIEKGGYQYFMLKEIYEQPKTIFDTLRGRLSNELICIEGIESNIDRFINAKSITIVACGTSWHASLIGEYLLEDFAKVPVEVEYASEFRYRNPIIEKKDIVIVISQSGETADTIAALKLAKEKGAFVFGICNVVGSFIARNVDAGMYTHAGPEIGVASTKSFTAQITVLFLLALKIGKQRSKITNYRYKLLCKELGSITEKVKTTLKIDNIIDKISINYHNVENFLYLGRGINFPVALEGALKLKEISYIHAEGYPAAEMKHGPIALIDEKMPVVIIATQNSVYEKIIGNIQEIKARKGKIIAIVNKGDFQASMLADHIIEIPKISEELSPILTVLPLQLLAYKIAYIRGKNVDQPRNLAKSVTVE is encoded by the coding sequence ATGTGTGGCATAATTGGTTATTTAGGATATAGAGATGCGTATCCAATTATTATTAATGGATTAAAAAAATTGGAATACCGTGGTTATGATAGTTCTGGAATTGCAATTTTGTATGATGGAGGATATTGTTTATATAAAACAAAAGGTCGTGTATGTGAACTAGAAAAAAAAATATCATATAATATCAACATAAAAGGAAAAAAAGGAACAACAGGAATAGGACATACTAGATGGGCAACACATGGAATTCCTAATGATATTAATGCACATCCTCATGTTTCAAATTCTAATGAACTTATTTTAATTCATAATGGCATAATAGAAAATTATCATGCTATTAAAATTATTTTATCAAACAAAGGATTTACTTTTAAGAGTAAAACAGATACAGAAGTATTAGTTAATTTGATTGAATATATTAAAAATGAAAATAAATTATCTTTAGAAGAAGCAGTTAGAATTTCTTTAAATGAAATAATAGGAGCATATTCTATAGCTATAGTAGAAAAATCACATCCAGAAAGAATTGTTATAGCTAAATTAGGTAGTCCGCTAGCATTAGGAATTAATGATAAAGAATTTTTTATTGCATCTGATCCTATTCCATTTTTAAATTATACTAGAAATGTCCTTGATTTGAAAGATGGAGAAATGGCAATTTTAAAAAGAAATAATGAATTAGATCTACGTCAAATTACAAATAATCATAAATTAAGTCCTAGTATTAGAGAACTTCATATTAATTTAAAAAAAATTGAAAAAGGTGGATATCAATATTTTATGTTGAAAGAAATATATGAACAACCAAAAACAATTTTTGATACTTTACGTGGTAGATTATCTAATGAATTAATATGTATAGAAGGAATTGAATCTAATATAGATAGATTTATTAATGCAAAATCTATTACAATAGTAGCTTGTGGAACTTCTTGGCATGCTAGTTTAATTGGAGAATATTTATTAGAAGATTTTGCTAAAGTACCAGTAGAAGTAGAGTATGCCTCAGAATTTAGATATAGAAATCCAATTATAGAAAAAAAAGACATAGTCATTGTTATTTCTCAGTCAGGTGAAACTGCTGATACTATAGCCGCATTAAAATTAGCAAAAGAAAAGGGAGCATTTGTATTTGGAATTTGTAATGTTGTTGGATCATTTATTGCAAGAAATGTTGATGCTGGTATGTATACTCATGCTGGGCCTGAAATAGGAGTAGCATCTACAAAATCTTTTACTGCTCAGATTACGGTCTTATTTTTATTAGCTTTAAAAATTGGTAAGCAACGATCTAAAATCACAAATTATCGTTATAAATTATTGTGTAAAGAACTTGGATCAATTACAGAAAAAGTGAAAACTACTTTAAAAATTGATAATATTATTGATAAAATATCTATAAATTATCATAATGTTGAAAATTTTCTTTATTTAGGTAGGGGAATAAATTTTCCAGTTGCTTTAGAAGGAGCTTTAAAATTAAAAGAAATTTCCTACATTCATGCAGAAGGATATCCTGCAGCTGAAATGAAACATGGACCTATTGCTTTAATTGATGAAAAAATGCCTGTAGTTATTATTGCTACACAAAATAGTGTTTATGAAAAAATTATAGGAAATATTCAAGAAATTAAAGCTAGAAAAGGTAAAATTATTGCTATTGTTAATAAAGGTGATTTTCAAGCAAGTATGTTAGCAGATCATATCATTGAAATTCCAAAAATTTCTGAAGAATTAAGTCCAATATTAACAGTTTTACCTCTTCAACTATTAGCTTATAAAATTGCTTATATAAGAGGAAAAAATGTAGATCAACCAAGAAATTTGGCTAAATCTGTAACAGTAGAATAA
- a CDS encoding uroporphyrinogen-III synthase, translated as MKINNILISQTIKNLNSPYLKLRKNKNVKIDFRSFIDIQGVSNIEILKQKINFADFTEVIFLSKNSIDYYFRLSKSMKFQIPVNMQYICLTESIANYLQKYIVYRKRKVHIGNMYFQDIIPYINQHSNERFLLPSSNTLNPEISKMLNQLNVSWKRAILYKTTYSNLSDLKHIYYYDLLVFFSPICIKSLFENFPKFHQRHTQIATFGQSTLDAAYKAGLKISITAPTPENPSMMKALEKYIKDKT; from the coding sequence ATGAAAATCAATAATATCCTAATTTCTCAAACTATAAAAAATTTAAATTCACCATATCTAAAACTTAGAAAAAATAAAAATGTAAAAATAGATTTTAGATCTTTTATAGATATTCAAGGAGTTTCAAATATTGAAATTTTAAAACAAAAAATAAATTTTGCTGATTTTACAGAAGTTATTTTTCTTAGTAAAAATTCTATAGATTATTATTTTAGACTTTCTAAATCCATGAAATTTCAAATACCTGTAAATATGCAATATATCTGTTTAACAGAATCAATTGCAAATTATTTACAAAAATATATAGTTTATAGAAAAAGAAAAGTACATATTGGTAATATGTATTTCCAAGACATCATTCCATATATCAACCAACATTCTAATGAAAGATTTCTTCTTCCTTCTTCAAATACATTAAACCCAGAAATTTCCAAAATGTTAAATCAATTAAATGTTTCTTGGAAAAGAGCAATTTTATATAAAACTACTTATAGTAATTTATCTGATTTAAAACACATATATTATTATGATCTACTAGTTTTCTTTAGTCCTATATGTATTAAATCTTTATTTGAAAATTTTCCCAAATTTCATCAAAGACATACACAAATAGCTACTTTTGGACAAAGTACTTTAGATGCTGCATACAAAGCAGGATTAAAAATTTCTATCACTGCTCCTACTCCAGAAAATCCATCTATGATGAAAGCATTAGAAAAATATATTAAAGATAAAACATAA
- a CDS encoding glycogen/starch synthase — translation MTGKRILYVTSELFPFTPKNIISLSVLKATKFMQSIGNDVRIFMPRFGLINERRHQLHEVIRLSGMNLTINKIDQPLLIKVASIPDVRLQVYFIDNEEYFQRKAIYEDKNGMFFSDNDERSLFFTKGVLETVKRLNWKPDLIHLYGWMSYLIPLYIKSMYKHDSVYSNSKIIVSIYNKPFIGNLNQEIIRKIKLDGIITDKLKLLQHPNPNYFNLLKLSMFFSDAIIKGDETYPKEIENYIKENKLYFFKYYPFEEIETVYRKFYQETI, via the coding sequence ATGACAGGCAAACGTATATTATATGTAACTTCAGAGTTATTTCCTTTCACTCCAAAGAATATTATTTCTTTATCAGTTTTAAAGGCCACTAAGTTTATGCAATCAATAGGAAATGATGTACGTATATTCATGCCGCGTTTTGGATTAATAAATGAAAGACGACATCAATTACATGAAGTAATTAGATTGTCAGGCATGAATTTGACTATTAATAAAATTGATCAACCTTTATTAATTAAAGTTGCATCCATTCCTGATGTTAGGCTACAAGTTTATTTTATAGATAATGAAGAATATTTTCAACGAAAAGCTATTTATGAAGATAAAAATGGAATGTTTTTTTCTGATAATGATGAAAGATCTTTATTTTTTACAAAAGGTGTATTAGAAACTGTAAAAAGATTAAATTGGAAACCTGATTTAATTCATTTATATGGATGGATGAGTTATTTGATTCCATTGTATATAAAATCTATGTATAAACATGATTCAGTGTATAGTAATTCAAAAATTATTGTTTCTATATATAACAAACCTTTTATAGGAAATTTAAATCAGGAAATTATTAGAAAAATCAAGTTAGATGGTATAATTACTGATAAATTAAAATTATTACAACATCCTAATCCTAATTATTTCAATTTATTAAAATTGAGTATGTTTTTTTCAGATGCTATTATTAAAGGAGATGAGACTTATCCGAAAGAAATAGAAAATTATATAAAAGAAAATAAATTATATTTTTTCAAATATTATCCATTTGAAGAAATAGAAACTGTTTATAGAAAATTTTATCAAGAAACTATTTGA
- a CDS encoding RpiB/LacA/LacB family sugar-phosphate isomerase → MIIAIGADHTGINYKNIIKTYLQNIKNYQVKDCGYCANISTNGLIKVDYPDFVHPTAKMVVDGKADFGIIICGSGNGAAMTANKYPQIRAALVWKKEIALLARKHNNANIISLPSRFISQKEVLNLINIFFNTEFEGGRHKQRIKKIPIINKLMN, encoded by the coding sequence ATGATAATTGCTATAGGAGCTGATCATACAGGAATAAATTATAAAAATATAATTAAGACTTATTTACAAAATATTAAAAACTATCAAGTCAAAGATTGTGGATATTGTGCTAATATATCTACTAACGGATTAATCAAAGTAGATTATCCAGATTTTGTTCATCCTACCGCTAAAATGGTAGTGGATGGTAAAGCCGATTTTGGAATTATTATTTGTGGTAGTGGAAATGGTGCCGCTATGACAGCTAATAAATATCCACAAATTCGTGCAGCTTTAGTATGGAAAAAAGAAATTGCTTTATTAGCAAGAAAACATAATAATGCAAATATCATTAGTTTACCATCTCGTTTTATTAGTCAAAAAGAAGTATTGAATTTGATTAACATATTCTTTAATACAGAATTTGAAGGAGGACGACATAAACAAAGAATTAAAAAAATTCCGATTATAAATAAATTAATGAACTGA
- the gmk gene encoding guanylate kinase: MMKQGKMIILSGSSGSGKTTISNFLLSKIPLLKFSISCTTRTIRPFEIDKKDYFFLSKNEFINKINNHHFIEWEEVYPQLFYGTLKEEIFRIWNSNYHVLFDVDVKGGINLKTKYPNNSLSIFLMVNSIKTLENRLIKRNSENYYKIYIRLKKAATEWKFSKLFDIVLINLDLSITKEKILKIVSNFIFN, translated from the coding sequence ATGATGAAACAAGGAAAAATGATTATTTTATCAGGATCATCTGGATCTGGTAAAACAACCATTTCTAATTTTTTACTTTCTAAAATTCCATTATTAAAATTTTCTATATCATGCACAACACGTACTATTCGACCTTTTGAAATAGATAAAAAAGATTATTTTTTTTTATCTAAAAATGAATTTATTAATAAAATAAATAATCATCATTTTATAGAATGGGAAGAAGTTTATCCTCAATTATTTTATGGAACTTTAAAAGAAGAAATATTTAGAATTTGGAATTCAAATTATCACGTTTTATTTGATGTAGATGTAAAAGGGGGAATAAATTTAAAAACAAAATATCCAAATAATTCTTTATCTATATTTTTAATGGTGAATTCCATCAAAACTTTAGAAAATAGACTAATTAAAAGAAATTCTGAAAATTATTATAAAATATATATTCGTTTAAAAAAAGCTGCCACAGAATGGAAATTCTCTAAATTATTTGATATAGTATTAATTAATTTAGATTTATCTATAACAAAAGAAAAAATATTAAAAATAGTCTCAAATTTTATATTTAATTAA
- a CDS encoding aspartate-semialdehyde dehydrogenase, whose amino-acid sequence MKLGIVGATGMVGRTMIKLLEERKFPVQNLFLSASKRSIGKEFFFREKRHEVISIKDLLSIRPNIVLFSAGSDISINWAPKFSRIGCFVIDNSSAWRMDPEKKLIVPEINSCFLSKKDKIISNPNCSTIQLVMILNPLHIEYGINRVVISTYQSVTGTGRKALMQLKEEEQGCSSLKVYPYPIYHNVLPHCDMFEQNGYTKEEMKLIKETKKILNDQNIAITATAVRVPVIGGHSESVNITLKNKPNIEKIKKIFSNSKGIILQDNPDKNIYPMPLFSHNKDDVFVGRIRIDDSCINSLNMWITSDNLRKGAATNAIQIAELLIEKKYV is encoded by the coding sequence ATGAAATTAGGAATAGTAGGAGCAACTGGAATGGTAGGTAGAACTATGATAAAACTTTTAGAAGAAAGAAAATTTCCAGTTCAAAATTTGTTTTTATCTGCTTCCAAAAGATCGATAGGGAAAGAATTTTTTTTTCGAGAAAAAAGACATGAAGTAATTAGTATAAAAGATTTATTATCAATTCGTCCTAATATAGTTTTATTTTCTGCAGGATCAGATATTTCAATAAATTGGGCACCAAAATTTTCTAGAATTGGATGCTTTGTAATAGATAATTCTTCTGCATGGAGAATGGATCCAGAAAAAAAATTAATTGTTCCTGAAATTAATTCATGTTTTTTATCTAAAAAAGATAAAATTATTTCTAATCCTAATTGTTCTACTATACAATTAGTCATGATTTTAAATCCTTTACATATAGAATATGGAATTAATAGAGTTGTAATTTCAACATATCAATCTGTTACTGGAACAGGAAGAAAAGCTTTAATGCAATTAAAAGAAGAGGAACAAGGATGTTCTAGTTTAAAAGTATATCCATATCCTATATATCACAATGTATTACCACATTGTGATATGTTTGAACAAAATGGATATACCAAAGAAGAAATGAAATTAATTAAAGAAACAAAAAAAATTTTAAACGATCAAAATATAGCAATTACAGCTACTGCTGTTCGTGTACCTGTAATTGGTGGGCATTCAGAAAGTGTTAATATTACATTGAAAAACAAACCAAATATTGAGAAAATAAAAAAAATTTTTTCAAATTCAAAAGGAATTATTCTTCAAGATAATCCAGATAAAAATATTTATCCAATGCCGTTATTTTCTCATAATAAAGATGATGTTTTTGTTGGAAGAATACGTATAGATGATTCTTGTATAAATTCGTTAAATATGTGGATTACATCAGATAATCTGAGAAAAGGAGCAGCAACCAATGCTATTCAAATTGCAGAATTATTAATAGAAAAAAAATATGTTTAA
- the rsmI gene encoding 16S rRNA (cytidine(1402)-2'-O)-methyltransferase: MLYIIPTPIGNREDLTFRSLRILNEVDIILVENYKFSKKLLNYYKIKTSIKTYTCYNEHYIIPHILKIIKQGKKLALITNAGTPSISDPGFLLIQSCIKHSINIECLPGATAFVPALVISGLPIHEFTFIGFLSKKKIKRINKLKNLLQVKRTIVMYESPHRLLNTLNDIQDLCGSDQYIVLCKEISKMFQETFRGKINNLILQLQNKNKKILGEYVLIIHGHSIIHNN; the protein is encoded by the coding sequence ATGTTATATATTATTCCTACTCCTATAGGAAATAGAGAAGATCTAACATTTCGAAGTCTTAGAATATTAAATGAAGTAGATATTATTTTAGTAGAAAATTATAAATTTTCAAAAAAATTACTAAATTATTATAAAATAAAGACATCTATTAAAACTTATACTTGTTATAATGAACATTATATAATTCCTCATATTTTAAAAATTATTAAACAAGGTAAAAAATTAGCATTAATTACTAATGCAGGAACACCAAGTATATCAGACCCTGGGTTTCTCCTTATTCAATCTTGTATTAAACATTCTATAAATATAGAATGTTTACCTGGAGCAACCGCTTTTGTACCTGCATTAGTAATTTCTGGACTTCCTATTCATGAATTTACATTTATTGGGTTTTTATCTAAAAAGAAAATAAAAAGAATCAATAAATTGAAAAATCTTTTACAAGTTAAAAGAACTATTGTAATGTATGAATCACCTCATCGCTTGTTAAATACTTTAAATGATATACAAGATCTTTGTGGTTCAGATCAATATATTGTTCTTTGTAAAGAAATATCAAAAATGTTTCAAGAAACATTTAGAGGAAAAATTAATAATTTAATTTTACAATTACAAAATAAAAACAAAAAAATATTAGGAGAATATGTATTGATTATTCATGGACATTCAATAATACATAATAATTAA
- the topA gene encoding type I DNA topoisomerase → MTKNLVIVESPTKANTIQKLLKDDFHVVSSNGHIVDLPEKTIGIDFNNNFQPNYVILPKKLKIVQHLKAIMNNYNIIWIASDEDREGEAIAYHIYKILNIPDQKVRRIVFHEITKNAILKAIQNPRQINYNLVYAQQARRIMDRLVGFQLSPILWKKINSRLSAGRVQSAVVRLIVDREQNIQKFTPVTGYKIYGTFTIQQNNNNNIILNAKFLKKIQEKNEVQSILSSCIKTSFFIKNIKITQKKTSPPPPFTTTSLQQEANQKLHFSIYKTMSIAQKLYEQGYITYIRTDSTHLSKDICKQITDFILMTYGKKYLSPKEFSYQSKFAQEAHESIHPTDINNSSVLNSLDTFQQLLYQLIWKRTIIGQMSDAIIAYKNFYIQSSNLEHPFIFSTKYMIFDGFMKIHKTSQHTEYNDIKIGTPLQQQEIIAKQFLTQHVPRYNEGSLVKTLENLGIGRPSTYVPIIYSIQKRHYVIIQKYIQTKNTVESLILKNNVIIQKTDNIINTEKNKFLPTEMGIIVTKFLKTNFHNIIDYNFTANLEKDFDDIAKGDKIWYNIIHNFYNHFNKKLKYVTEHVEKIKKQRFLGLDPLYKKKIFAKIARFGPVIQMGEFELNQKEKPKFSPLLVNQTIESISLQEALKLIELPKLLGKFENKEILLKMNKYNIFIQHNNQYITINQELFFNSSINIKQAIDIILKNRHLDKKK, encoded by the coding sequence ATGACAAAAAATTTAGTGATTGTGGAATCTCCAACGAAAGCTAATACTATACAAAAGTTACTTAAAGATGACTTTCATGTAGTATCTAGTAATGGACATATTGTAGATCTTCCAGAAAAAACAATTGGAATTGATTTTAACAATAATTTTCAACCTAATTACGTAATTCTTCCAAAAAAACTAAAAATAGTTCAACATCTTAAAGCAATAATGAATAATTATAATATAATTTGGATTGCCTCTGATGAGGATAGAGAAGGTGAAGCTATAGCATATCATATTTATAAAATATTAAATATACCAGATCAAAAAGTAAGAAGAATTGTATTTCATGAAATTACCAAAAATGCTATATTAAAAGCTATACAAAACCCAAGACAAATTAATTATAATTTAGTATATGCTCAACAAGCAAGGAGAATTATGGATCGATTAGTTGGATTTCAATTATCTCCAATTTTGTGGAAAAAAATTAATTCTAGATTATCTGCTGGAAGAGTTCAATCTGCAGTAGTACGACTTATTGTAGATAGAGAACAAAATATCCAAAAATTTACTCCAGTTACAGGATATAAAATATATGGGACCTTTACAATACAACAAAATAATAACAACAATATTATACTTAATGCAAAATTTTTAAAAAAAATACAAGAAAAAAACGAAGTACAATCCATTTTATCGTCATGCATAAAAACATCTTTTTTCATTAAAAATATCAAAATAACACAAAAAAAAACATCTCCACCACCACCATTTACAACAACATCTTTACAACAAGAAGCAAATCAAAAATTACATTTTTCTATATATAAAACTATGTCGATAGCTCAAAAATTATATGAACAAGGATATATAACATATATACGAACAGATAGCACTCATTTATCTAAAGATATTTGTAAACAAATCACCGATTTTATTCTTATGACCTATGGTAAAAAATATTTATCACCAAAAGAATTTTCATATCAATCAAAATTTGCTCAAGAAGCTCATGAAAGTATTCATCCAACTGATATTAACAATAGTTCTGTTTTAAATTCTTTAGATACTTTTCAACAATTGCTTTATCAATTAATTTGGAAACGCACTATTATAGGACAAATGTCAGATGCTATTATTGCATACAAAAATTTTTATATACAATCTTCTAATTTAGAACATCCTTTTATTTTTTCAACAAAATATATGATTTTCGATGGATTTATGAAAATACACAAAACATCACAACATACTGAATATAATGATATTAAAATAGGAACTCCTTTACAACAACAAGAAATTATAGCAAAACAATTTTTAACACAACATGTACCTAGATATAATGAAGGATCTTTAGTGAAAACTTTAGAAAATCTTGGAATAGGTAGACCTTCTACTTATGTGCCTATCATTTATTCTATACAAAAAAGACATTATGTAATCATTCAAAAATATATACAAACTAAAAATACGGTTGAATCTTTAATTCTTAAAAATAATGTCATTATTCAAAAAACAGATAACATTATTAATACCGAAAAAAATAAATTTTTACCTACAGAAATGGGAATTATTGTAACAAAATTTTTAAAAACAAATTTTCATAATATTATAGACTATAATTTTACTGCTAATTTAGAAAAAGATTTTGATGATATAGCAAAAGGAGATAAAATTTGGTACAATATTATTCATAATTTTTATAATCATTTTAATAAAAAATTAAAGTATGTCACTGAACATGTTGAGAAAATTAAAAAACAACGTTTTTTGGGATTAGATCCTTTATATAAGAAAAAAATTTTTGCTAAAATTGCTCGTTTTGGTCCAGTTATACAGATGGGAGAATTTGAATTAAATCAAAAAGAAAAACCAAAATTTTCTCCATTATTAGTTAATCAAACCATTGAAAGTATTTCTTTACAAGAAGCATTAAAACTTATTGAATTACCTAAATTGCTAGGAAAATTTGAAAATAAAGAAATTTTATTAAAAATGAATAAATATAATATTTTCATTCAACATAATAATCAATATATTACAATTAATCAAGAATTGTTTTTTAATTCATCAATAAATATAAAACAAGCTATTGATATTATATTAAAAAATAGACATCTCGATAAGAAAAAATAA